The Aneurinibacillus uraniidurans genome segment GACGCACAGAGCAGATGTCCCTGACGCGCCGCTACAATCTCGCCTTTGTATTCAGAAAGCACGTCTACACTGTCTCCAACTGACAGAATAAGCGGTGCTCGAATGAATACAGCTCGGAAGTCTTCTGCTACTTCTTTCACCGGCAGGTCTGTCTCAAAGCTTTCACGCTGACGACCAAATGCGTTACGTGCTACTTTAATGTCCATCAGACCAAGGTGTACCCAGTCCTGACCATCAATTTCGCCTGCGAGAAGAATCAATCCTGCACATGTGCCAAAGATCGGCTTCTTCTGTGCAGAAAACTCCGTAAGCGCTGTGTCGAATCCGTACTTCTTCATCAGCTTGCCGATTGCTGTGCTTTCGCCACCCGGTAGAACCAGGCCGTCAATCTCATCAAGCTGTTCTGTTTTCTTCACCGCAACGGCTTCCGCCCCGGCCATCTCCAGCAGGCGGATATGTTCCGCTACGGCACCCTGCAGAGCGAGTACCCCGATCTTCATGATCGATTACCAGCCACGTACAGCCATGCGCTCGTTTTCAAGCAGAGATGTTACGTCGATCCCTTTCATAGCTGAACCAAGGTTTTTGGAAAGCTCGCCGATCAGTGCGTAATCTTGGTAGTGAGTTGTTGCTTCTACGATTGCACGAGCGAATTTTTCTGGGTTGTCCGATTTGAAAATAC includes the following:
- the pdxT gene encoding pyridoxal 5'-phosphate synthase glutaminase subunit PdxT, coding for MKIGVLALQGAVAEHIRLLEMAGAEAVAVKKTEQLDEIDGLVLPGGESTAIGKLMKKYGFDTALTEFSAQKKPIFGTCAGLILLAGEIDGQDWVHLGLMDIKVARNAFGRQRESFETDLPVKEVAEDFRAVFIRAPLILSVGDSVDVLSEYKGEIVAARQGHLLCASFHPELTEDARMHTYFIRMVEQYQSVAAK